A window from Candidatus Rickettsiella viridis encodes these proteins:
- a CDS encoding putative hemolysin yields MKWLFVPVFLILVSPAFAIANPASVYCAQHGGKLTIVNNKNGQVGICLFPDRSYCEEWSYMRGTCKPGQRFLTKKVPKYRY; encoded by the coding sequence ATGAAATGGTTATTTGTTCCAGTTTTTTTGATATTAGTTAGTCCTGCTTTTGCCATTGCTAATCCAGCGTCTGTTTATTGTGCGCAGCACGGTGGTAAATTGACAATAGTCAATAATAAAAATGGCCAGGTAGGGATATGTCTTTTTCCTGATCGTAGCTATTGTGAAGAATGGAGTTATATGCGAGGAACCTGTAAACCTGGACAGCGGTTTTTAACTAAAAAAGTGCCAAAATATAGATATTGA
- the lipB gene encoding lipoyl(octanoyl) transferase LipB has protein sequence MEQLIIRPLRLAEYNSVSQAMRLFTDTRSTETADEIWLIEHKPVYTLGQAAKLEHVLNPGAIPIEKTDRGGQVTYHGPGQLVVYPLLNLRRLNLNVRALVTLLEETIIEFLAGYAIHAQARKNAPGVYVNGAKIASIGLRIRRGFCYHGIAFNIAMDLKPFLGINPCGFSQLAVTQLSDLGGPSNLGMVADLFSQQLKAKLILQRKKADFPIENSTSTY, from the coding sequence ATGGAACAACTTATCATAAGGCCTTTGCGCCTAGCCGAATATAACAGTGTAAGCCAAGCTATGCGCTTATTTACTGATACTAGGTCCACTGAAACAGCGGATGAAATTTGGCTGATTGAACATAAGCCCGTCTATACGCTAGGACAAGCCGCAAAACTGGAACACGTCCTCAACCCTGGCGCTATTCCTATTGAAAAAACGGACAGGGGTGGCCAAGTAACCTATCACGGTCCAGGCCAGCTGGTTGTCTACCCACTACTTAATCTCCGACGTTTAAACCTAAATGTACGGGCACTTGTTACATTACTCGAAGAAACGATTATAGAATTCCTTGCAGGCTACGCTATTCATGCACAAGCAAGAAAAAATGCCCCAGGTGTTTATGTTAATGGTGCTAAAATAGCCTCTATTGGCCTGCGTATTCGCCGTGGCTTTTGCTACCATGGCATCGCCTTTAACATCGCAATGGACTTAAAACCATTTTTAGGAATAAATCCTTGTGGATTTAGCCAATTAGCTGTCACACAGCTTTCAGATTTAGGTGGGCCGAGCAACCTAGGAATGGTCGCGGATCTTTTTAGCCAGCAGCTAAAAGCTAAGCTGATTTTACAGAGAAAAAAAGCAGATTTTCCAATCGAAAACAGCACAAGCACTTACTAA
- the lipA gene encoding lipoyl synthase — METLDPRQKQRGAAKMARIPIKIAPSEPLRKPDWIRIKLATTPAVDQLKSMLRENRLYTVCEEASCPNLSECFSHGTATFMIMGDKCTRRCTFCDVGHGRPDPLDPHEPENLAKTVKQMGLRYVVITSVDRDDLRDGGASHFTACLQALRHACPSLTIEVLVPDFRGRMEVALDAIAPALPDVFNHNIETIPRLYKQARPGSDYAWSLTLLQEFKKRFPGIPTKSGLMLGLGETLEEVQEVMADLRKHDVDMITLGQYLAPSRHHFPVARYVTPQEFKALGELAKEMGFTRVASGPLVRSSYHADKQAAGENVA; from the coding sequence ATGGAAACCCTAGATCCACGTCAAAAACAACGCGGCGCTGCAAAAATGGCGCGGATTCCAATTAAAATTGCCCCATCAGAACCCTTACGCAAACCAGATTGGATACGCATTAAATTAGCCACCACACCTGCTGTCGATCAACTTAAAAGCATGTTACGAGAAAATCGACTTTACACCGTGTGTGAGGAAGCTTCTTGCCCTAATCTAAGTGAATGTTTCAGTCATGGCACAGCAACCTTCATGATTATGGGTGATAAGTGCACCCGACGATGCACATTTTGTGATGTGGGGCATGGGCGACCAGATCCCCTGGATCCACATGAACCAGAAAATTTAGCTAAAACAGTCAAACAAATGGGGTTACGTTATGTTGTCATCACCTCTGTGGACAGGGACGATTTACGCGATGGTGGAGCCAGCCACTTTACTGCCTGTCTACAAGCGCTACGTCATGCCTGCCCATCTCTGACTATAGAGGTGTTGGTACCAGACTTTAGAGGACGTATGGAGGTCGCTTTAGACGCCATTGCGCCAGCACTTCCCGATGTATTCAACCATAACATTGAAACTATCCCTCGCTTATATAAACAAGCACGTCCTGGCTCGGACTATGCTTGGTCATTAACTTTATTACAGGAATTTAAAAAACGCTTTCCAGGCATACCCACTAAATCGGGACTCATGCTAGGGTTGGGAGAAACGCTTGAAGAAGTTCAAGAGGTCATGGCGGATTTACGTAAACATGACGTTGATATGATTACTTTAGGCCAATACCTTGCCCCTAGTCGGCACCACTTTCCCGTAGCACGTTACGTTACGCCACAAGAGTTCAAGGCCCTCGGCGAGTTAGCAAAAGAAATGGGCTTTACACGCGTGGCAAGTGGGCCTTTGGTGCGATCCTCCTATCACGCCGATAAACAAGCGGCTGGAGAGAATGTAGCCTAA
- a CDS encoding bifunctional DedA family/phosphatase PAP2 family protein, protein MTLLENIRPFFDWLQLHPILAGVITYFITLFECLMFLGLLIPGTVFMTAIGTLIGIGVLPFTSITLWAIAGAITGDVISFWVGRHYHEHTATFWLFRRYPKLLQKGEAFFDRHGGKSIFVGRFIGPIRAVLPFIAGMVHMTYRQFLTADIISAIAWAPVYMLPGILLGQASQQLPPEVATKLILFVVLLLLFFWLLYSFIKSSYAWFSRLLDKQLAHLWHFTRHHPRLSSLASFLMDPRTPQAHTQLTLALTCLFSLVGFLLLAFSVAHHGIATYFNEPIYYFMHSLRQPSLDKFLVSMTEISPRVLMVFWVVILIVLLIRRNFWTALHWGLVGLLSYELGSIFKHALHIPRPTGLVQTPSGASFPSGHTLSSVSILGFFAILTALEHPRKWLRLLIYGVTTLVISLIVFSRVYLTAHWLTDVLGGILLGISLISALTLSYRRKKQENAISIAKLGIIGLVTLLILWSANLFHEYHKQLKNYQLYSPPTHLLDVKTWWEQAKQKKPTYLMNRFGRSIEILNIQWADKHSTIQHTLEKRGWRTLPEKRLLTTIYHLSLRQHDPEVPLFISSNAGKKPDLIMSKYFPATHHLLVLKLWKTHRFNDGLMLWLGIVQYQKTWHLQFEPLKKSRSNYSIPANNLLQRDLEDYHVKNVSYPNSRSGTLFITSAKHCSD, encoded by the coding sequence ATGACACTTCTAGAGAACATCAGACCTTTTTTTGACTGGTTACAACTTCATCCGATTTTAGCGGGTGTTATTACTTATTTTATTACACTTTTTGAATGTCTGATGTTTCTAGGTCTTTTAATCCCTGGAACCGTCTTTATGACCGCCATTGGTACTTTAATTGGTATTGGTGTTTTACCGTTTACAAGTATCACTTTGTGGGCCATTGCAGGCGCTATTACTGGTGATGTAATAAGCTTCTGGGTAGGACGTCATTATCATGAACATACTGCCACATTCTGGCTATTTCGACGTTACCCAAAACTTCTACAAAAAGGCGAAGCTTTCTTCGATAGACATGGCGGGAAAAGCATTTTTGTTGGACGCTTTATAGGCCCTATTCGTGCTGTTCTACCCTTTATTGCGGGAATGGTCCACATGACGTACCGCCAATTCCTCACGGCTGATATTATTTCAGCAATTGCCTGGGCACCCGTCTATATGCTGCCTGGCATATTGCTAGGGCAAGCATCGCAACAATTACCGCCCGAGGTGGCCACTAAACTCATCTTATTTGTCGTTTTACTGTTGTTATTTTTCTGGCTATTATATTCTTTTATTAAATCCTCTTATGCCTGGTTTAGTCGTTTATTAGATAAACAATTAGCCCATTTGTGGCATTTCACGCGCCACCACCCCCGGCTTAGTTCGCTCGCTTCATTCTTAATGGATCCACGAACACCACAAGCACATACACAATTAACGCTTGCTTTGACTTGCCTTTTCTCTTTAGTCGGCTTTCTATTATTGGCCTTTAGTGTTGCTCATCATGGCATAGCAACTTACTTTAATGAGCCCATTTACTATTTCATGCATAGCCTTCGCCAGCCTTCGCTTGATAAATTTCTGGTTAGCATGACAGAGATTAGCCCTCGTGTATTAATGGTTTTTTGGGTAGTCATTCTAATCGTTCTATTAATAAGACGTAATTTTTGGACTGCATTACATTGGGGTCTCGTTGGGCTCTTAAGTTACGAATTGGGCAGCATTTTTAAACATGCTCTGCACATACCACGCCCTACTGGATTAGTACAAACCCCTTCCGGTGCATCATTTCCAAGTGGACACACCTTAAGTAGCGTTTCAATACTAGGTTTTTTTGCGATATTAACGGCATTAGAGCATCCAAGAAAATGGCTTCGATTATTAATTTATGGGGTAACTACCTTAGTTATTTCTTTAATCGTATTTTCACGTGTTTATTTAACCGCTCATTGGTTAACCGATGTTTTAGGTGGAATTTTATTAGGTATTAGTCTTATTAGCGCATTAACATTGTCTTATCGACGAAAAAAACAAGAGAATGCCATTTCTATAGCTAAACTGGGAATCATTGGCTTAGTAACACTACTTATTTTATGGTCCGCTAACCTCTTTCACGAATACCATAAACAATTAAAGAATTATCAACTTTATTCACCGCCTACTCATTTATTGGATGTAAAAACCTGGTGGGAACAAGCTAAACAAAAAAAACCTACTTACTTAATGAATCGTTTTGGAAGATCAATAGAAATTTTAAACATTCAATGGGCAGATAAACATTCGACCATTCAGCACACCTTGGAAAAGCGCGGTTGGCGCACACTACCTGAAAAAAGACTGCTAACAACCATTTACCACTTAAGTCTACGCCAGCATGATCCGGAAGTTCCTTTATTTATTTCATCCAATGCAGGAAAAAAACCTGATTTAATAATGAGTAAATATTTTCCAGCAACACATCATTTATTAGTTTTGAAGTTGTGGAAAACACATCGCTTTAATGATGGCCTTATGCTATGGTTAGGCATCGTTCAATATCAAAAAACATGGCATTTACAGTTTGAGCCACTAAAAAAATCACGTTCTAATTACTCAATCCCTGCAAATAATTTATTACAGCGAGATTTAGAAGACTACCATGTAAAAAATGTCTCTTACCCTAATTCTCGCTCAGGAACTCTTTTTATAACATCCGCTAAGCATTGCTCTGACTAA
- a CDS encoding symmetrical bis(5'-nucleosyl)-tetraphosphatase: MATYVIGDIQGCFDPFIRLLEKINFNSNQDCLWLTGDLVNRGPASLEVLRFVKSLKYSQVVLGNHDLHFLSVLYGKSSLDKQDTLAPILTALDKEDLGTWLRHRPLLHHDPSLGVILIHAGLPPQWDLNKALQCAHELEEVLRDEHYLEFFTNMYGDTPSRWDDVLEGWDRLRVITNCFTRLRFCDVEGNLDLSNKSNIAKENYFPWFKVPGRRSKNLKIIFGHWAALAGKTDDPNIIALDTGCVWGNCLTAMCLEDGRQFSVKC, from the coding sequence ATGGCAACCTATGTTATTGGTGATATTCAGGGCTGTTTTGATCCTTTCATTCGTTTGTTAGAAAAAATTAACTTTAATTCCAATCAAGATTGTTTGTGGTTAACAGGTGACTTGGTTAATCGGGGTCCTGCTTCTTTAGAAGTACTTCGCTTTGTTAAATCATTAAAATATAGCCAGGTCGTTTTAGGTAATCATGATTTACATTTTTTATCAGTGCTTTATGGTAAATCAAGTCTGGACAAACAAGATACCCTAGCGCCTATTTTGACTGCATTGGATAAAGAAGATTTAGGTACTTGGTTACGCCATAGACCCTTGTTGCACCATGATCCAAGCTTAGGTGTTATCTTGATACATGCAGGGTTACCACCACAATGGGATCTAAATAAAGCGCTGCAATGTGCACATGAACTGGAGGAAGTGCTGCGAGATGAGCATTATCTTGAGTTTTTTACCAATATGTATGGCGATACACCCAGCCGATGGGACGATGTGCTAGAAGGTTGGGATAGATTGCGTGTTATCACTAATTGTTTTACGCGATTACGTTTTTGTGATGTAGAAGGAAATTTAGATCTATCTAATAAAAGCAACATAGCTAAAGAAAATTATTTTCCTTGGTTTAAAGTACCTGGTCGGCGCAGTAAAAATTTAAAGATAATATTTGGACATTGGGCGGCATTAGCTGGAAAAACGGATGATCCAAATATCATTGCATTAGATACGGGTTGTGTATGGGGAAATTGCCTCACGGCAATGTGTTTAGAGGATGGCAGGCAATTTTCTGTCAAGTGTTAA
- a CDS encoding TraI domain-containing protein codes for MVLFQDLKRHIKNINNKSEPLGIYPIKSAAELLSTKDNQAFLQTIKLLIKPSRRFDDFYLPVIEKFAEFVQVIPENERSFLGQQTDFLSHGLERGSRVLSLCLAHFFPKQADFSAISKYDALWIYATFTAALFLDIGKIAVKYTIMLYHEKAYPLKKWDPYTSAMLGQGSYYKFDYIKENFNNLRHFITPMLARQILDSAGSASEKGFNWIASDPEVLEVWFALLAGEEERIPMTSFMSMIPQAEIGIIENYRKKAGISLTDPAGEAFLQWLRKEIKEGRIDINATDDKLHVKEKAIILSSVLFQQFANANATYKHPEIIERQFIDIAKLYQIPISELDQRNRAHGGVSGISDFAKRYRTMGGIAAIQDNVKTSHRFLKGGIGLLALITALPLHKIMPSGLTEKTIIKPPSFPNPTT; via the coding sequence ATGGTATTATTCCAAGACTTAAAGCGTCATATAAAGAATATCAATAATAAAAGCGAACCTTTGGGTATTTATCCTATAAAGTCAGCTGCTGAATTGTTAAGTACAAAAGACAATCAGGCTTTTCTTCAAACCATCAAACTATTAATTAAACCCTCTCGACGATTTGATGATTTTTATTTACCCGTTATCGAAAAATTTGCTGAGTTTGTTCAAGTAATTCCTGAAAATGAACGTAGCTTTTTGGGTCAACAAACTGATTTTTTATCTCATGGTTTAGAACGGGGTTCAAGAGTGCTGTCTTTATGTTTAGCGCATTTTTTTCCTAAGCAGGCTGATTTTTCTGCGATTTCTAAATATGATGCATTGTGGATTTATGCGACTTTTACGGCGGCATTATTCTTGGATATAGGTAAAATCGCTGTAAAATATACCATTATGCTTTACCATGAAAAGGCTTACCCACTTAAGAAATGGGATCCTTACACCAGTGCTATGTTAGGCCAAGGAAGTTATTATAAATTTGATTATATTAAAGAAAATTTTAATAACCTACGCCATTTTATAACACCTATGCTCGCACGCCAGATATTGGATAGTGCGGGTTCAGCTTCGGAGAAAGGATTTAATTGGATAGCGAGTGATCCAGAAGTGCTAGAAGTTTGGTTTGCTTTATTGGCAGGAGAAGAGGAACGTATCCCAATGACTTCTTTTATGTCGATGATTCCACAGGCTGAGATAGGGATAATAGAAAACTATAGAAAAAAAGCCGGCATATCGCTAACAGACCCTGCAGGCGAAGCATTCTTGCAGTGGCTACGTAAAGAAATTAAGGAAGGACGAATTGATATTAATGCAACGGATGATAAGTTGCATGTAAAAGAAAAAGCCATCATTTTATCGAGTGTTCTTTTCCAGCAGTTTGCGAATGCTAATGCTACCTATAAACATCCAGAAATTATAGAAAGACAATTTATTGATATTGCTAAACTTTATCAAATACCGATTAGCGAATTAGATCAGCGTAACCGAGCACATGGGGGAGTATCTGGAATCAGTGATTTTGCTAAAAGATATAGAACGATGGGTGGTATAGCGGCTATTCAGGATAATGTAAAAACATCGCATCGTTTTTTAAAAGGAGGTATTGGTTTGCTTGCACTGATTACGGCATTACCATTACATAAAATAATGCCCTCAGGATTAACTGAAAAAACTATAATAAAACCTCCCAGCTTTCCTAATCCAACGACTTGA
- a CDS encoding zinc-finger domain-containing protein has translation MSKPLSRSSTKHYYEITPETLPLSCPLPNNRLWDAHPRVYLPIAKTGHVTCPYCGTEYTLRT, from the coding sequence ATGTCTAAGCCATTATCGCGTAGTAGCACTAAACACTACTATGAAATTACCCCAGAAACACTGCCTCTTTCTTGCCCTTTACCAAACAATCGATTGTGGGATGCACACCCCAGGGTCTATCTACCTATCGCAAAAACGGGTCATGTAACTTGCCCCTATTGTGGTACGGAGTATACTCTCCGCACTTGA
- the waaF gene encoding lipopolysaccharide heptosyltransferase II encodes MINFSSTVNSKKVLIISPAWIGDIIMAQALFKYLKQQCPENTLDIIAPHWSHGLISAMPEINKIMDMPLGHSQFQPKRRWQIGKSIRNESYDQAIVLPNSWKSAIIPFAARIPLRTGWRGEMRFGLLNDWQVLNKKKLPLMVQRFLALGGTSPFTDEIIPWEAYKPHLQTNTTQVKNTLYNLSLSLSEKPLLVLCPGAAYGPAKRWPAEHFAEVANTKYKEGWQVCLLGSKSDQSIAQSIQQLTKNVCIDLIGKTSLTQAIDILSLANVVISNDSGLMHCAAALNRPLIALYGSSSPEFTPPLTQNKRILSLNLSCSPCFQRECPLVHFNCLKQLKLKQVLAAIEELIN; translated from the coding sequence ATGATCAATTTTTCAAGCACCGTTAATTCTAAAAAGGTTCTTATTATCAGCCCTGCATGGATTGGCGATATCATCATGGCACAGGCTTTATTTAAATATCTAAAGCAACAATGTCCTGAAAATACGCTCGATATTATAGCGCCTCACTGGAGCCATGGATTAATTTCTGCCATGCCAGAAATTAATAAAATAATGGATATGCCACTAGGCCATTCCCAATTTCAGCCGAAACGACGTTGGCAAATCGGAAAATCAATTAGAAATGAATCCTACGATCAAGCGATTGTTCTACCTAACTCTTGGAAATCAGCCATTATTCCTTTTGCTGCACGTATCCCCTTGCGAACTGGCTGGCGAGGAGAAATGCGCTTTGGCTTATTAAATGATTGGCAAGTATTAAATAAAAAAAAACTCCCATTAATGGTACAACGCTTTCTAGCATTAGGGGGAACATCTCCCTTTACTGACGAAATAATTCCCTGGGAAGCCTATAAGCCTCATTTGCAAACGAATACAACACAAGTAAAAAATACCTTATACAATCTATCGCTATCTCTGTCAGAAAAACCACTCCTGGTACTCTGTCCAGGTGCTGCTTACGGGCCTGCCAAACGTTGGCCTGCCGAACATTTTGCTGAAGTAGCTAACACAAAGTATAAAGAAGGTTGGCAAGTTTGCCTTTTAGGTTCGAAGAGTGATCAGTCTATTGCTCAATCCATACAACAATTAACTAAAAATGTATGTATTGATCTGATTGGTAAAACTTCACTAACACAAGCTATTGATATCTTATCGTTGGCTAATGTGGTCATCAGTAATGATTCCGGTTTAATGCACTGTGCAGCGGCATTAAACCGGCCATTGATTGCATTATATGGATCTAGCAGCCCAGAATTTACGCCGCCTTTAACACAAAATAAACGTATATTATCGCTTAACCTTTCCTGTAGTCCTTGTTTTCAGAGAGAATGTCCATTAGTCCATTTTAATTGTTTAAAACAATTAAAATTGAAACAAGTATTGGCTGCTATCGAAGAATTAATAAATTAA